The Fibrobacter sp. UWR4 genomic interval CGTCTACTCGCTGGAAGGGCGCCGTCAGGTGGCCGCCCGCCTTCTGGTCAGTTCCTTCGGGAAATCGCTGGGGGTGGCTTCTTCCATCGCGTCGCATCCGAGGGCAAAATCCGGCAAGTGGTTTTTCCTTCAGGGAGGCTCGGACAGGCTTTATCCTTCTCAGGAATCGGTTCCTTGGATCGAGTCCTTCTGTAAGACCGTGGGTACTGAATGCGATTTAAGGTATGATCCTAAGGGGGAGCATGACTGGTCCTACTGGAAAAACAACCATAAAGATTGGATTTTAAAACTTTTTAAATAAAAATGAAGAAAAAATGCCGTTCCCCCCTTGACAGAATGGCAAAAAATTTCAAAATTTGGCTCACGAACATGCGGATGTGGCGGAACTGGTAGACGCGCTAGATTCAGGTTCTAGTAATCGCAAGGTTGTGGAGGTTCAAGTCCTCTCATCCGCACTGAAAAAGACTCATCTTTCGATGAGTCTTTTTCGTATATAATGACGCAAGGGGCGGGGCTGTTCCCCGCCCCCTGGACCCCCACCCCAGCTAGCAATTCGCTGTGCTCATTACTAGCATTTTTTTGGGATGTTTCGTTGTGTTGTAGCGGTGATGCGCAAGGAGCGGGGCTGATCCCCGCCCTCTGGACTCCCCCTAACTAGCCTGCTGCGGAATCCGTAGGGGGAAGAACGTTTTCGGCTAGGTAATCTCAGTATGATTTCTTCGGGCAGCGTCTTTATGGCGGGGGACTAGTCCCCCCTCTGGACTCCCCCTAACTAGTTCGACGCTTCGCTTGAACTGGGAAATGCGATGCTTGTCGTTAGCATTTTCTAGCTTTTGCTTATGGATTTGTCCGAAGATCGTTTTGAAGAGGAGTTTACCCAGGCGTTTTCTACGGAAACGCTGGAGGGGACCCGCGTGAAGCTTGTAGGCCTCGGTCTTCGTGACGCCGAAGAATCTGGACGGCCCATGTCTGCGGATGTGGTTTGCCGGCTGGTGCAGGAATCGGAAGATTTCCTGGCGGTTCATCTCCCGTGGGTGCGGGGCGTCACCGTTCCTGAAATCGCCAAGCGGATGCGAAGCTGGATTTTTGCGGAACAATATGGTCAGGGGGGCTGCTGGGGGATATTCCCGAAGGATCAGCCCGGAAATCTGGC includes:
- a CDS encoding GNAT family N-acetyltransferase; the protein is MDLSEDRFEEEFTQAFSTETLEGTRVKLVGLGLRDAEESGRPMSADVVCRLVQESEDFLAVHLPWVRGVTVPEIAKRMRSWIFAEQYGQGGCWGIFPKDQPGNLAGFIMAEFNLKNRSATLSYWLSQKNTGLGFMTDSLKTLSRYCFDVLKLNRLELSVSVSNEKSLALATRCGFKKEGVNRDFERINGIFVDHCHFSLLARDVY